A region of the Polymorphobacter fuscus genome:
AGTGGAAGGTGAAGCGGGGATGGCGATCGAGCCACTCGCGGACCTTGGCATGTTTGTGGGCGGCGTAATTGTCGAGGATGACATGCACCGCCTTGTCGCTGGGGACGCTGGCGTTGATGGCGTTCAAGAAGCGGATGAACTCCTGGTGCCGGTGCTTCTGCATATTGCGCCCGATCACGGTGCCATCGAGGATATTGAGCGCGGCGAACAGGGTGGTAGTGCCGTTGCGCTTGTAATCATGGGTCATCGTGCCGAGCCGGCCTTTCTTCAGGGGCAAGCCTGGCTGCGTTCGGTCCAGCGCCTGTATCTGGCTCTTCTCGTCGAACGACAGCACGATGGCGTGCGCCGGCGGATCGACATACAGCCCCACGACATCGTGGAGCTTCTCGGCAAATTTGGGATCATTCGACAGCTTGAACTGCCGATACCGGTGCGGTTGCAGCCCATGCGATTTCCAGATGCGGCGTACCGCGCTGGCGCTGATCTTGCTCGCGGTGGCCATCATGGCGGCGGTCCAGTGCGTCGTCTCGCCAGGCGGATCGGTCAGCGTCAGCGCCACCACGCTATTGATAACTGCCGGCTTCAAAGGCGCGATACGCGACGGCCGGGTCTTGTCGCGCAACAGGCCGTCGATACCGGTTGCCATGTAGCGCTCCTGCCACCGCCAGACACAGGTCTTCGATTTGCCAGTCTGCCGCATGATCGCCGCGGTCCCCACGCCATCGGCGGACAACAAGATGATCGAGGCCCGCCACGCATGCTTTTGCGCAGCATTCCGATCATTAATAACCCGCTCAAGCCGAAGCCGGTCAGGCGGCGATACGTCGAATTTGATCCCGGTTCGCATGATCCTGAATCGCACGGCCAGGCGACGCTGGGAATCCTAAAACGGACTCATCCGTCAGGCGATATCCACTAG
Encoded here:
- a CDS encoding IS630 family transposase → MRTGIKFDVSPPDRLRLERVINDRNAAQKHAWRASIILLSADGVGTAAIMRQTGKSKTCVWRWQERYMATGIDGLLRDKTRPSRIAPLKPAVINSVVALTLTDPPGETTHWTAAMMATASKISASAVRRIWKSHGLQPHRYRQFKLSNDPKFAEKLHDVVGLYVDPPAHAIVLSFDEKSQIQALDRTQPGLPLKKGRLGTMTHDYKRNGTTTLFAALNILDGTVIGRNMQKHRHQEFIRFLNAINASVPSDKAVHVILDNYAAHKHAKVREWLDRHPRFTFHFTPTSCSWLNAIEGFFAKLTKRRLQRGVFHSVVDLQAAINRFVAEQNANPKPFLWTADPDKIIAAVKRGHQALDSVH